The genomic segment ACCTGCCCGCCTATGAGACGACTGGTGCCGCTGGCATGGATTTGCGCGCCGCCGTTGCTGCTGACGAACCGCTCACTTTGAAACCCGGCACCCGCGCACTGGTGCCCACCGGTTTCATCTTCGAAGTGCCGCAAGGTTTTGAGGCGCAAATACGCCCACGCTCTGGCCTTGCCATCAAGAACGGCCTTACATGCCTCAACACACCCGGAACGGTGGATAGCGATTATCGCGGCGAGGTCAAAGTCATCCTCGCCAATCTGGGCCAGGAGGATTTCGTGATCGAGCGCGGCATGCGTATCGCCCAGATGGTCATCGCACCCGTTACGCAGGTGGCCGTCTTCGAGGTCACGGAGACCTCTGATACCGCCCGCGGCACCGGCGGTTTCGGCTCCACCGGCGTTTGATACGTCACAACCGCACGCAATTTTCTGCGCGGCATAAGTGAAATTGTTCACTTCTTGTTCTTGTTTTATCATTCGCGTTGTGCAAGGTTGCATGGGCGGAAATTTACACGCTTAATTGCGTGTTTTCTAAAGTCCGCCTGTTGGGGGCTTATATGGTTGCGCGCGTCAATACAGTGGCATTTCAGGGTATAGAGGGCGTACCCGTCGAAGTTCAGGTCATGGTCGCACCCGGCAAGGTCGGCATGCAGATCGTCGGCCTGCCGGATAAAGCCGTGGCAGAAAGCCGGGAGCGAGTGCAAGCTGCTCTCCACGCCTCCGGGCTGGCGCTTCCCGCCAAAAAGGTCACCGT from the Agrobacterium vaccinii genome contains:
- the dut gene encoding dUTP diphosphatase, with product MNTRASFQPSLKLVRLENGAGIDLPAYETTGAAGMDLRAAVAADEPLTLKPGTRALVPTGFIFEVPQGFEAQIRPRSGLAIKNGLTCLNTPGTVDSDYRGEVKVILANLGQEDFVIERGMRIAQMVIAPVTQVAVFEVTETSDTARGTGGFGSTGV